The window AACTGCTCGACTTCGAGCGCGAGATGCTCCTGACGGAGAAGGCGGCCGGGGTCACCAAGGCCGACTATCCGGACTCCTGGCTCCAGGGGCCGCTGAAGTTCCGGGTGACCTACCAGTTCGAGCCCGGCGCGGACGCGGACGGCGTGACCGTCCACATCCCGCTCCAGGTGCTGAACCAGGTCACCGAGGAGGGCTTCGACTGGCAGATCCCGGGGCTGCGGGAGGAGGTCGTCACGGAGCTGATCCGTTCTCTGCCGAAGCCGATCCGCCGGCACTACGTGCCCGCGCCGAACTTCGCGACGCGCTTCCTGGCCACGGCCCACCCGATGCAGGAGCCCCTGCACGTGACGCTGGCCCGGGAGCTGCACCGGATGGTCGGAGTGCCGGTGTCCGCCGACGACTTCGACCTGAGCCGCATCCCGGACCATCTGAAGATCACCTTCCGGATCGTCGACGAGCGCCGCAAGAACCTCGCGGAGGACAAGGACCTGGAGGCCCTGCGGCTGAGGCTCAAGCCGAAGGCCCGCCAGGCCCTGTCCAAGGCCGCCGCGGCGACCGCCGAGCGGGCGGGCGGGGAGTCCGTCGAGCGTTCCGGGCTGACCGACTGGACCATCGGGACGCTGAGCAAGGTCTTCGAGACCCGGCGGGCGGGTCAGCCGGTGAAGGCGTACCCGGCGCTGGTGGACGCGGGTGCCAGCGTGTCCGTACGGCTCTTCGACACGGAGGCCGAACAGCGGCAGGCGATGTGGCTCGGCACCCGGCGGCTGATCCTGCTCAACATCCCGGTGAATCCGGCGAAGTTCGCCTCGGACAAGCTCACCAACCAGCAGAAGCTCGCCCTCTCGCGCAATCCGCACGGTTCCATCCAGGCGCTGTTCGACGACTGCGCGACGGCGGCCACCGACCGGCTGATCGCCGCCCACGGCGGCCCGGCCTGGGACGAGGCCGGCTTCCGCAAGCTCTTCGACGCGGTGCGAGCGGACCTGGTGGACACCACCGTGCGGACGGTGGACCAGGTGCAACAGGTGCTGGCCGCCTGGCAGGCCTGTGAACGGCGCCTGAAGGCCACCAACAGCCTGGCCCTGATGGCGAACGTCCAGGACGCCAGGACGCAGCTGGCGGCGCTGATGCCGGCCGGCTTCGTGACGCTGACCGGGCTGAAGCGGCTGCCGGACCTGATGCGCTACCTGGTGGCGATCGACCGACGGCTCCAACAGATGCCGACGGGCGTCCAGCGCGACACCACGCGCATGGAGAAGGTCCACGAGATGCGGGACGAGTACCTGTGGCTGCTGGAGCAGCTGCCGAAGGGTCGGCCCGTGCCCGAGGCGGTCACCGAGATCCGGTGGATGATCGAGGAACTGCGCGTCAGCTACTTCGCGCACGCGCTCGGGACGGCGTATCCGATCTCCGACAAGCGCATCGTGAAGGCGGTGGATGCGGCCGCCCCCTGATCGGGTTCGACTGCACCCCCTGAGCTGTTGTACAGTCTGATTCGTAACCGCCCAGCGGCTACAAATCAAGGACCTGTGGAGCAGTTGGTTAGCTCGCCACCCTGTCAAGGTGGAGGTCGCGGGTTCAAGTCCCGTCAGGTTCGCAGAAACGTCAGGGCCCGTATCCCTCAGGGGATACGGGCCCTGGCGCGTTGAGGGTCCATTCGGCGTTCGCCACCGGATCCATGTGCCGGTCCCTTCGGCGAGGTACGGGTCATCCGGGTGCCACGTCGGGGCGGTTCGCCCGTCGAACGCCTGAGGGGCGCGGGACGGGCCGGAGGCCCGTGGATCACATCCGCGGCCCGACAGGCGCGCAGAGGGGCCCTGGAGGCCTTTCCGGGGGCCCCGGCCGTCCCGTCCGGCCCCTCGACCCCCACCGGTCACGTTCCCGTCTCATCGCGTCGGCCCCCCTTGCCGCGTCCCGCCGCGCTCTCGCGTCCGAGTGGGCGGCCGACGGCCGGCGTCGGACGAAACCCCCCGTCCGCATGACGCGCCCTGTCGCTCCCGTCCCCTTACGGGGTGCATTGCCGGGTATACAAGAGTGATCAGCTGTGACGGGTGTCACCACATGAGTTTTTGAGACTCGCACATTTATCGCAGTCATACGCCCGCTCGATTTTATATGTGCAATGGCACCCACCCCCGCAGAGCTCCCTGGAGCACCGCGCTTTCGCCGCCCTCCGGACATAAAAAAGATCGCGCTGGACCCGGCGGAGTCCAGCGCGATCGAACAGCGGAACCTGTTGGGGCAGGCCCTGCCGTTTGAAGCTTTTGGGTTTCATCGGATTGGGGGACCCGATTCAGACCCGTCAAAAAGGTCCTGCTTGCGAGCCTCAGGCCTCGCTGCGCTGCTGCGGAATTCCCGCGAGCAGTGCGCGAACCTCAGCCTCGCGGTAACGGCGGTGTCCACCCAGGGTGCGGATGGACGTGAGCTTGCCAGCCTTGGCCCAGCGGGTGACCGTCTTCGGGTCCACGCGGAACATCGTGGCAACCTCAGCCGGGGTCAGCAGCGGCTCGGCATCAGGGGTGCGAGCGGTCATGAGCGGCCTCCTCGGGAGAACCGAACCATCTCGGTTCTTTCCTCTAAATTCTGCACCTTGGCCCACGTTGCCCGAAATGGACATACGCAGGCCGAGTCGGTTATAGGACGAACGGCTTGTCCTCGGCACTACAACTACACCATCCGTCCAGCCTCGACGGCCAAACCGATGGAATTGCCCTCCGAGGTGTTCATCAGCGGCGGAAGCCGATGGACCGTCCCATAACGGACAGTCACCCCACTGTGACGATCAGTCACAGAGCGATCAGGAGTCGTCAGACCCCCCATAGAGTGCAATACCGAGCATTCCGCCCTTACTTGGACGGAAGGAACCCTCCCCGGACTCCTTGTCCTATTTTGGCACGAGGGTAGGGGAAGGGCGCAAGGGTGTAGATAGTGCGGTCCGTCACGCTTGGGCCAATGGCCCGTATCGGGACGTAGGTCCCGGCACTAAGACCCCAATACCGTGATCAAGGCTCTGATCTGCGACTTATGGCCGATCGGACGATACGGGCGATACGGCGGGCACGCCAGGGGTCTCCGGGACCTAATTTGCGAACAGTCTCTCCCGGACCGCCCCCCAGCGCTCCGCGAGCTCCCCGTACGTCCGGGCCGCGCCCTCCCGGTCCCCGGCCCGCAGCTCCGCGATCCCCCGCGCCAGATCCCGCGCCGAGCGGTCCTCGGCCAGCCCGGCCTCCGGCAGGGTGTGCGCCAGTCCGCCGTAGTCCAGCTCGACCATCGAGCGCGGGTGGAACTCCTCCAGCCAGCTGCCGACCTCCACCAGGCCCTCCGTGAGCATGCCGTACCCCTCCGCCTCGCGCAGGGTCCGCAGCCCCCGGGCGAGCCGGCGCCGGGCCTGCACCATCGGGGTGCGGTAGCGCAGCCGCTCGCCCGGGAGGTACTCCCGTTCCTCGTCGGACACCAGCACGAACCACCGCAGCGGGACCTGCCAGACCCCGGTCCGGATCCACGGGCGGCCGTCCGGGTTCCGCTCGCGCCACGCCTCGTACTCCTCGGTCGCCCGACGGCGGGCGGCCGGGGGCAGCGCCGCGTCCAGCACCGGGCCCGGGAACCACTCCACGAGTTCCTCCAGCGCCAGCCAGCCGCGCAGCCTGGTCCGCCACGGGCAGACCAGCAGCGTCCCGTCCCACTCGGTGGTGAAGGCGTCGGCGCTCTCGTGCCGGGGGACCGCGACCAGGGGCACCCGCACCAAGTCCGCCAGCGACCGGCGCAGTTCGTCCTGGGCGGTCGGGGTGTCGGCCCGCCGGGCGTAGTCGGCCCAGTGCGTGCGCTCCGGTTCGGGGAAGGCCGCCAGTGGCTCGTAGACGCGCAGGTAGGAGGCGTAGGGAACGGTCGGTGCGGGGCGCGCGGAGGGCGGCCGGGGGTCGGGGGATTCGCTCACGCTCTCGTACTCCCCCGCGCCGGTCGGCGGTACTCCGGCGGGCACCCGCGAGGTCGCCGGGACCGCGCCCGGGACCCGGGAGTGTTTCGATCCCCGGACAGGACGCCTGCGCGGGCCCCTCAGGTCTTACGCTGCTCCCAGCGCGCCCTCCCCCACCCGCAGGGGGGCGTCTTCCCGCCGCATCTCTTCCATGGGAGTCACCACCGTGACCGAAATGACCGACGGCGTCCTGCACACCCTGTTCCGCACGGAACAGGGCGGCCACGAGCAAGTCGTGCTGTGCCAGGACCGAGCCACCGGCCTCAAGGCTGTCATCGCCATCCACTCCACCGCCCTGGGCCCGGCCCTCGGTGGTACCCGCTTCCACGCCTACGCCTCGGACGGGGAGGCCGTCCTCGACGCGCTGAACCTCGCGCGCGGCATGTCGTACAAGAACGCCCTCGCCGGCCTCGACCACGGCGGCGGCAAGGCCGTGATCATCGGCGACCCGGACATCCTCAAGAGCGAGGAACTGCTGCTGGCCTACGGCCGGTTCGTGGAGTCCCTCGGCGGCCGCTACGTGACGGCCTGCGACGTCGGCACGTACGTCGCGGACATGGACGTGGTGGCCCGCGAGACCCGCTGGGCGACCGGCCGCTCCCCCGAGAACGGCGGCGCCGGCGACTCCTCGGTCCTCACCTCGTACGGCGTCTTCCAGGGCATGCGCGCGAGCGCCCAGCACCTGTGGGGCGACCCGACCCTGCGCGGCCGCAAGGTCGCCGTCGCGGGCGTCGGCAAGGTCGGCCGGCACCTGGTGGAGCACCTGCTGGAGGACGGCGCGGAGGTCGTCATCACCGACGTCCGACGCGAGTCGGTGCAGGAGATCCTCGACCGGCACCCGGGTCGGGTGACCGCCGCCTTCGACACGGACTCGCTGATCCGCACCGAGGGCCTGGACATCTACGCCCCGTGCGCGCTGGGCGGTGCGCTCAACGACGCCTCGGTGCCGGTGCTGACCGCCAAGGTCGTCTGTGGCGCGGCGAACAACCAGCTCGCCCACCCGGGTGTGGAGAAGGACCTCGCGGACCGCGGGATCCTCTACGCCCCCGACTACGTGGTCAACGCGGGCGGGGTCATCCAGGTCGCCGACGAGCTCCACGGCTTCGACTTCGACCGGTGCAAGGCCAAGGCGTCGAAGATCTTCGACACCACGCTGGCCATATTCACACGTGCGAAGGAAGACGGGATCCCGCCGGCCGCCGCGGCCGACCGGATCGCCGAGCAGCGGATGGCCGACGCGCGCGGCGTCGTCGCGGTCTGACCCCTTCCGAGGGTGCTCGGGACCCGCCGGAGGCGCAGGGGAGACGGAACTCACTGTCCTTCGGCGGGTCGCCCGCCAGGAAAGGGTTAAAATCGCAGCTGACCAGCGAGTACGGGGTGTCTCGTTGGTACTGCATCGGCGCGCGTGATGCGGGCGGCGTACCGTACGGCCGCTGAAGCAGGTACCGTTGAAC of the Streptomyces sp. NBC_01426 genome contains:
- the bldC gene encoding developmental transcriptional regulator BldC produces the protein MTARTPDAEPLLTPAEVATMFRVDPKTVTRWAKAGKLTSIRTLGGHRRYREAEVRALLAGIPQQRSEA
- a CDS encoding DUF4213 domain-containing protein, producing MSESPDPRPPSARPAPTVPYASYLRVYEPLAAFPEPERTHWADYARRADTPTAQDELRRSLADLVRVPLVAVPRHESADAFTTEWDGTLLVCPWRTRLRGWLALEELVEWFPGPVLDAALPPAARRRATEEYEAWRERNPDGRPWIRTGVWQVPLRWFVLVSDEEREYLPGERLRYRTPMVQARRRLARGLRTLREAEGYGMLTEGLVEVGSWLEEFHPRSMVELDYGGLAHTLPEAGLAEDRSARDLARGIAELRAGDREGAARTYGELAERWGAVRERLFAN
- a CDS encoding Leu/Phe/Val dehydrogenase — protein: MTEMTDGVLHTLFRTEQGGHEQVVLCQDRATGLKAVIAIHSTALGPALGGTRFHAYASDGEAVLDALNLARGMSYKNALAGLDHGGGKAVIIGDPDILKSEELLLAYGRFVESLGGRYVTACDVGTYVADMDVVARETRWATGRSPENGGAGDSSVLTSYGVFQGMRASAQHLWGDPTLRGRKVAVAGVGKVGRHLVEHLLEDGAEVVITDVRRESVQEILDRHPGRVTAAFDTDSLIRTEGLDIYAPCALGGALNDASVPVLTAKVVCGAANNQLAHPGVEKDLADRGILYAPDYVVNAGGVIQVADELHGFDFDRCKAKASKIFDTTLAIFTRAKEDGIPPAAAADRIAEQRMADARGVVAV